Proteins from a genomic interval of Narcine bancroftii isolate sNarBan1 chromosome 12, sNarBan1.hap1, whole genome shotgun sequence:
- the ube2ib gene encoding SUMO-conjugating enzyme UBC9-A isoform X1 gives MSGIALKRLSQERKAWRKDHPFGFVAVPVKNPDGTMNLMNWECAIPGKKGTTWEGGLFKLRLLFKDDYPSSPPKCKFEPPIFHPNVYPSGTVCLSILEEEKDWRPAITIKQILLGIQELLNEPNVQDPAQAEAYTIYCQNREEYDDKIRAQAQRFTAT, from the exons ATGTCAGGAATTGCCCTGAAGCGCCTATCCCAGGAAAGGAAAGCATGGCGCAAGGACCATCCATTT GGTTTTGTGGCTGTGCCTGTGAAGAATCCAGATGGCACTATGAACCTCATGAATTGGGAATGTGCAATTCCGGGCAAAAAAGGG ACAACTTGGGAAGGAGGCCTGTTTAAGCTGCGATTACTGTTCAAGGATGATTATCCCTCATCGCCACCAAAAT GCAAGTTTGAACCACCAATATTCCACCCAAATGTATATCCATCGGGAACTGTATGCCTTTCAATTCTAGAAGAGGAAAAGGACTGGAGGCCAGCAATCACAATCAAGCAG ATATTGTTAGGCATACAGGAACTTTTGAATGAACCAAATGTTCAGGACCCAGCTCAAGCAGAAGCATACACGATCTACTG CCAAAACAGGGAGGAGTATGACGATAAGATTCGAGCACAAGCCCAGAGGTTTACAGCAACATAA
- the ube2ib gene encoding SUMO-conjugating enzyme UBC9-A isoform X2: MCCELCVTLYQPTANLLRIQGFVAVPVKNPDGTMNLMNWECAIPGKKGTTWEGGLFKLRLLFKDDYPSSPPKCKFEPPIFHPNVYPSGTVCLSILEEEKDWRPAITIKQILLGIQELLNEPNVQDPAQAEAYTIYCQNREEYDDKIRAQAQRFTAT, encoded by the exons ATGTGCTGTgaactgtgtgtgaccctgtaccaacccacagctaacttactaagaatacag GGTTTTGTGGCTGTGCCTGTGAAGAATCCAGATGGCACTATGAACCTCATGAATTGGGAATGTGCAATTCCGGGCAAAAAAGGG ACAACTTGGGAAGGAGGCCTGTTTAAGCTGCGATTACTGTTCAAGGATGATTATCCCTCATCGCCACCAAAAT GCAAGTTTGAACCACCAATATTCCACCCAAATGTATATCCATCGGGAACTGTATGCCTTTCAATTCTAGAAGAGGAAAAGGACTGGAGGCCAGCAATCACAATCAAGCAG ATATTGTTAGGCATACAGGAACTTTTGAATGAACCAAATGTTCAGGACCCAGCTCAAGCAGAAGCATACACGATCTACTG CCAAAACAGGGAGGAGTATGACGATAAGATTCGAGCACAAGCCCAGAGGTTTACAGCAACATAA